The DNA sequence ccaaatctgtttggGTAAAGAAACAAATTTATCTACGTTTTAGATTAAGTATTCCTTTGATTTTTAGTGTGAAGTCTGAACATCACAGGAGTCATTTCAGTTCAAAAAAGCATAAATGACAGACAGAAAGTCTGCCAACCTAAACTATGTCAGATCTGAATTTGCACACATGTGTCTTGCAGTACAGTGACTCCGATTCTGAAGCCGAGTATCCAGCCATTGTTCCGGCGGTTCCCAGCGCAGTGCCTGTAACGGGAGAGTCATACTGCAGCTGTGATTCACAGATGGAGCTCAGCTGTAACCCACGACTCAGGGGTTACACACACTTGCGAGACTGCCACTGTGGAGAAGATGACCAAGGTGGTGACACATACAACATTATACATTAGTTTTACCTTGATCATGCTGATTGTGATTAAACTTGCTGGCTGTTTACTTGTCAGATTTTGACTGGGTGTGGGATGAGGGCAGCCGGTCATCTGCCACACTGCTGAGCTGTGAGAACAGGAAAGTGAGCTTCCACTCGGAGTATAGCTGTGGAACGGCAGCCATTCGCGGCTCCAAAGAACTCTCAGAGGGACAGCACTTCTGGGAGATTAAAATGACTTCCCCTGTCTATGGCACAGACATGGTGAGAAACCACCAGATGTGTGTCTTTATGCATGTTTAGTGTGGTGGTGATATTCAGTATGGTTTTTGTGAATAGGGGGCAGTCTGCTTGTTTAGggcattttttataaaaaggtCAAAAAAACTTAGCAGCATAGCTGATTCAGCAGACTGTCAGCATACAGCTAATAGTTGCTGAATCAGTTGAGTTTTCCGAGATGTGAGCCACATTGCAATGAGTAGTTTCGCATACTTCTTGAAAATGTACACAGCAGTTCAAAAGCAGCactgaactgttttcaacacggataataagaaatgtttcttgggaacaaaaaatgatttctgaaggatcgtgtgacactgaagactgtggGCTTGTTTAAACTTAACGGTTGaattctctgtgtgtgtgtttatgtagaTGGTTGGTATTGGTACATCCGATGTGAATCTGGACAAATATAGACACACATTCTGCAGCCTGCTGGGTAAAGATGAAGACAGCTGGGGTCTGTCATATACAGGTAAAACGGGTTCGGTTCGCAAACACATACTTATGTTCACAAACgcacaaatctttttttatgtaatgtgtgtttgtgtttttctcaGGTCTGTTACATCATAACGGTGATAAAGTGAGCTTTTCATCACGTTTCGGACAGGGTTCCATTATTGGTGTTCACTTGGACACTTGGCACGGCACCCTCACCTTCTACAAAAACCGCAAGTGCATCGGTAAGATGACAAACTCCTTTCACCTGCGATCTTatctttgttgtttttgaaatataatacacatttttaagTGTCGGTTTTTCTCTAGGAATTGAAAGGTAACATGAACAGTTATGTTCTTGTAAAAGgaatgtttttgagatttctGTCAGCAAAAATGTCAAAGCTGTTTTTAGTAATCAAACATGTTTTTGAcatgtattacaatttaattgttGACAGTAAGAGacagttttatattatttatcttgttattgtgtgtttgtaaggAAACCGATGCATTAAGAGGTGGGgagtgaaaacttttgaacagaatgaagatgtgtacattttttcttattttgcctaaatgtcatattttttcatttagtactgcccttcagaagctacagaagatacttgcatgtttcccagaagacaaattaagtacaatttaccttgatcttcaaattcaaaaagttttcaccccctggCTCTAAATGCAgagtttttccttctggagcatcagtgagcgtttgaaccttctgtaatagttgcatatgagtcatacagtcattgttggaaagtcACTGCGTCTAAAACTCCTCTGCCACAGCAATTACAAAAAGTGCCATATTTTGTAACTTTTTGTAAATTCAC is a window from the Onychostoma macrolepis isolate SWU-2019 chromosome 03, ASM1243209v1, whole genome shotgun sequence genome containing:
- the spsb3a gene encoding SPRY domain-containing SOCS box protein 3a — protein: MSRRSRNSRAWRYVWSGIRRDADARALVLASENDEWGYDRQQYSDSDSEAEYPAIVPAVPSAVPVTGESYCSCDSQMELSCNPRLRGYTHLRDCHCGEDDQDFDWVWDEGSRSSATLLSCENRKVSFHSEYSCGTAAIRGSKELSEGQHFWEIKMTSPVYGTDMMVGIGTSDVNLDKYRHTFCSLLGKDEDSWGLSYTGLLHHNGDKVSFSSRFGQGSIIGVHLDTWHGTLTFYKNRKCIGVAATEMKNKHVFPMACSTAAKSSMKVIRSVSAPTSLQYLCCSRLRKLLPSGVDALRVLPLPPGLRHLLHSKLGWVLSLDHTHTHSNTHTPPGPSSGSDSEGCSSDPEACQRKRCRWT